The Nicotiana tomentosiformis chromosome 2, ASM39032v3, whole genome shotgun sequence genome includes the window CAATTCTGATGACTAGCGTGAGCTGGCAGTGATTTTATGCACTACATCGAAACATGGATATCTGTTTCACCTATCCTCAACATGTTTGTGTACCCTTCCACTTTAATCCTGTCTTACATTTTGGAACCAGACATTGGAATCAAACTCGACAGAACACCAGATCCCTATTTATCATTTCATCAACAAAAGAGGTGAAATAAGAACTGCAACTTCTAAAGAAACAATATACAACATAAATTTATTTCGTGCATCACATTAACACTCAAAAATGCAATAACTGATTTCCGTCTAACTTGTCTACTGGAATATCATTGGAAGTTGCATGTCCCTCTGTTAGTAACTATTGGTACAACCTCAACTGTAATAACCAAAGAAAACCATCTTAGAAAACCTGTTTTACAGAGCTAAAGACGAGCATTGACCAACCAAGGAAATACATAGTTCGATTCCTCCAGCCAACGTGTCCCAGACAAGTAGAACACCCAATGCATAAAGAGACCCGATTCCTCTAGCCAACCGGAGTTGAACAAGTTGGCCTTGCTTACATGGACAGGCAGAAATGATTGCTCTAGAACTAATCCCTGCATACCAGACCAGAGATGAGGTTAGTGTGTTAAACACCAGGAATAATAAATGTGCATCTGCCTCAATGTATAAGCACAAATGTACAAACAAGACTGCAGCACAATGAGAAAAGTGTACTGGAAATATGGTTATCCTCCAGAGCAAGAGAGGAAGAAAGATCTatttgatattttggatgagagaTCTATCCATTAATCTTTCTCCCCCCAAAATCCAAATAGACCTCATTCATCAAGCCCATAGCAGATACTCAGCATAAAGTAATGACTAATGGCAAGCAAAAGAgcaggaatggatgtgctttaacCCTCCAGTGTTGCTAGGAAGTTAAATCATCATCATTCAATGGGATTTACAAGAGGAGATACTTGAGGAAATTGACAAATGGTCTAAAAAATTCAACAAGGAAAATGGCCATGAGAGAAATGCAACCAACAATCTAAGATATTAGGCAGGTATGTAGCCGAATGAATATGCAACAAGGAAGTTACCAATTGACATGAGAAAGAATGCTCGGTGAATACAAAGACAAGAAAACATATGTCCAAGATATAAATTTCAACAGCACAATGCTGAAATTCCAAGGGGTTGCATTGCTATACTAACTACGAAAAGGCAGTAAAGAAAATGGCAGGGCGTCTAATAAGACAGGATCTACAGGAAATCAAGTACTTCTACCCCAGAAGAGTAACTATAAATGCAAACTACTATATGGAGAAAAGAATAAAAAATCAATAACGTGTAGTATGCGAAGTACAAACCATGTTAATCAATTTCAagtatcattttttttaaaattatcatTTTAAATTACTAATTAAATGCAAAATGCAGTATAAAGTCAAGTTTTTAATCAGGATTATTATATACTAAATTTTCTAGTTTATTATTCCAAAATCACTAACCTATATGCATCCATAACATTTTCTTAACCTAATATATTACTTTAGAATTCTATTTATTATTCAGTGTCAGCCACTCTCTTGCAGAGGGATTTTGTGTTGAGGTGCAAACCTAAGTGCTTTTCTTTTTGCACTAGGGCATCACACAAAGCGACGCGAAATACCCAGTATAACAGCACCTAGCTTCAGGGTTTAAGAGTACCTTTAACAACATTGCAAGTCGTCATTTATATATGACCATCTTACAATTTGAGATGGCTTCGTTTATCAGGGTGACCAGTGACGAGAGTACATCCGTGGATCAAGGTAGGAGGGACAGATTAGTAGCAATTCTAATCCAAAAATAAGTTTAGCATAACTAAAGCTAAACAAACCCTAGGATTAAAATCctacaatatggtatcagagtcaCTCTTTAGACAACCTTCGACAATTGTTTATGTCAGAAATATATAATGCATATATAAGGAGAGCATTTTTACCTATCCACATCACAACTACCTTTACAAGTAAACTCTATGACGacaaagcaataaaagatcaacctaCATAATCATAGTTATAAAGGCAAGGATCATAAAGCTTACCAGTATTTGATCAAACCATCCCAACCACATGTAGCAACTTTACTTTGTTCCAGAGGATGCCACTCTGCACCAATACAGACCCCTTCATGACACTTGAGAGTTCTGAAGACCTTACACGATTTCCAATCCCAAAACCAGCATCTGCCTTCACCATCTCCCGATAAGACAAACCGTCCATCAGGTGAAAAGTTGACCTGGCAAGCATAACCAGCGACAATGTGTCCAGCAAATCTTTTCTTTTTATTCAGCTGAAATCTCTCTCGCGTACTATAAATAAGAATCTGGTTATCCAAACTTTGAGCTGCAATCCAATTCCCATTCGGATGGGGCGAAATAGATGGCATGGAATGCATATGGGGTTCACTAATATACTTAATAACAACCGGAATACCATATTCCCAAACACGGAGTGATTTATCATCACTAGAGGTCACAAACCTCCTATTATTATCCACAAAGGTAATTGTATTAACTGCCCCCAGATGTTGATCATACTCTTGTGTAATCTGTCCACTATTTATGTCCCACTGCACAATCTTCTTATCACTCATACCAGCCAAAAGTACATTCTGCTTATCCTCATCAGGGTTAAGCCTCACCACATAGGGTATCTTCCCTGTGGTGAACGTTTGGATCACCTGTCCTGTCTCTGTATCCCAATACTTAATGTACTTATCATACCCAGCTGTCAAAAACTTTGACCCATCATTGCAAAACCAAATATCTCTCACCGCCTTCGAATGTCCCATGTAAGTCCTCATACATTTACCAGAATTGTAAACATCCCAAATCTTCACCTTTGCATCCATCCCAGCTGACAAAATCAAATGACCATGCTTAGGGAAAAACCTAATAGCCGAAACCCCTTTGGTGTGCCCACTCCAAGTATGAACCAATCTTTTTGGTATATAACAATGATCATTCGCAGCCTTCGCATCCTTAGGTGGAGCGATCCACGATCTACCCTGATAATCTTTTTCCTCTTTACCGTGGAATGTACTCTTTTCAAGTAAAGGCTCAGGCTTTTCTCCACCACCTCTTTCTTCACCCTTCTTCTTAGCATACTCTTCAGCATACTTTTTCTGCTCCTCAGTTAATTCTACTTGTAACCCTTCTTTCTTTCCAGCCCATGGACTCTTCCTGTTCTTCATCAGCCACGTGTCGGTCGCCGGATTCTCAACTTCCGACATGTCCACGTCACCCTCATCACCCTCCTCCtccattttttccttctttttctctaATTTCCTCTTTTTTTGTTCATGCTGAGGTATATTATACACAGAAATTGCATCACACTCCTTCAATTTATCCAAATCACCAATGTAACTATTTTCAGAGGGATCAACAGCGTACCCGTATTTCTGAAAAGTGTTGTACTGCTCGTCGAATACAAAAGGTTCAATGGCGGCGTTTTCGACAAACCCTAGCTTGTGATTTCGGAGCCCTTGAGCTAACCCGTCCTTGGCGTAGGGGTGAGCTGGCCCGTAGATTGGTGCCCAGAGTTGTTCGTATGTCGGGTTGAATCCGACGAGGTGTTGGGTCGGGTCGAGGGGTTTGGATTGAGCTCTGGTAGCTTCGCCGGCGACTGTTAGGGCTAGCATCGTGTCGTCGACTATGGGGGCGGCGGATTTTGAAGGGAGCATGCGGATTGGGGATGAATCCGGCGAAGGGCTTTGGTCGGAAGTTTGGGAGTTAGGGTTTTGTGGCGGCGATTCGGCGGTTTCATCGTCGGCGTAGGACTGTAAGAGATCCATATTGAGAATTTGCAAGGTTTTCCGAAAAAAATCGGTAATATAAGTCGCACTACTGGTGAGTTAAAACGAAAGGTTTTCTCGATATTTGTGCTACGAGTGTTTTTTCCAGATTCTAGATGACTGATTGCACACAAGGCTAAATTTTCTTAGAAAAAGATCTCCCTCGCTCAATATTATCCCATTTGGTCTATGATTTTGATTTTTGTGCAATAAACTTAATACTTTACGGGAAGGAAAGATACTTTTATCATTGTTCCAAAATTCATTTTTTATCCATTTTTCTGATGTATTTTTAATTGGGCACAAATTTAAGAAAAGACCAAAGGTGTTTAAAATTTTAGTTTAAAATAAGTTTTACATATTTGTGTGATAGTAAATCATCTTATTAAACGCAAAatgagaaatttaaaataaaattatttaaatataaaaatataccaTATTTATTTTTTGAACAGACTAAAAAAAAAATACGAGAGTATGTTTTGCAACATTGACATTGTTAATTGCGCCTGATTTCTTTCCATATCAGATGCATTATTAAAACTTAAACAAAGTGTTTTGCTTTCTTATTTATTCATAAACGAATTTATACAACTTATTTTGCCTTTAACGAATCTTTATGAAAAACGAAAAGCTACTCTAAGGTAGCTTCAACTACGATGTGAAtcataaaatttgaatttaacAACTAGTATTAGTACACGCGCGATGCGCGGACACAAATTATATCAAATTGTGATATATGGTGTTTGAATCATGTGCAAATAACCTTAAAATATAAACCTCTCATATAAAACTTATATAACATTAGATATTAATTATGAAGTAggatatgaaattattgttcaAATCTCGTAATGCACAacctattttttttatatttgtagCAACCTAACCCATTGATATTAGTACTTGCATTTCGTTTCGCTGTCAATATTAAAGAATACTAAACATATCATGTTATGATATGTCTTGTTTGAGCACATTagatcatattattttaataaaattcttACTATCACTTTGTTTTTATCTGAAAGTCAAATATGTCTTATTCATCACATCATTTTTACgcaaattcttttttcttttattttttttcttatagttattgtattatttattgtactataatataattttttattagcttaataattaaattaatgtCTTGCTTATTATTCTTTTAATAgtctttaataaatataaatattttattcttgTAATTTGGTATATTTTTATGCTTGTATGCTCTTATTCAAAAATTTTTAATCATTTAAATTTAttgtaatatttttaaatataattaaattttttaatttatttatttttaaattaatttaaagtataagtatactcatactatctctattttttttttatacattCTCTTCCCTACTataaattttaattagtttttatattaattttttacctatacccaaaataatataatattttattttaaattgtaaATTTGAATTAGTCTAAAATTATCACGATCCAATTTTCCCttcgtatgacgtcgtgacggtacctagtctttatgactaggtaagcctaatatttgcggaataataaaataaaaacatgaattaaacaactaactgttcaaaatacacagtaatcccaaaatccggaacatcgtgaatcacaaactacataaggaaaaatctagtgtctctatacatcagaatctaacaaggaaaatacagaagataatggacataagaaagagtaaaaggggactccgaggtctgcggacgcgacagatataccttaaagtctccaaagctgtcccggctcactgataatgcggctgataaggtgcacctggatctgcacacgaaaaacatatgcagagagtagcatgagtacaccacaatcggtacccagtaagtgccaagcctaacctcagtcgagtagtgacgaggtcaggtcagggccctactggcaaatatataataaaaataatatagagtgtaatatcgcaataaaataaaggctgaaatttaacaacaatgaaatcatagaaggtaacaactcagtacacagaaaacacaataggggatctcccgagataccgtctcgtagtcccaaacataaatgtgtagggggatctcccggaataccgttctgtagtcccaaagtaaatatgcaagacagggggatctcccggaataccgttccgtaatcccaaagtaactatgcagtacatggggatctcccggaataccgtttcgtagtcccaacgtaaatatgcagtacagggggatctcccagaataccgttccttagtcccaaagtaaatatgcagtacaaggggatcctccggaataccgttccgtagtcccaaagtaaatatgcagcgcgaacaatagaaatacaactacatcacgaaattcttacaatttagactaagtaccagtcagggaagaaacaggaaattcactaagcatgctgcacagaattcacataaacaattaagacagacatgttgtattagactaaacatgatagctacacatattggaataactcaattaagaatgaaaatagattagtactcattaaaatggtataactcaaaataacaggaaaacatgttgttgCTTAGTAAGAAAAATCgagttttaccacaactagcccgtgtacgtactcgtcacctcacgtacaaggCGCTcgcatatcacaatagttccaattCTTAAgaggattttccccacacaaagttaggcaagccacttacctcgaaccaagctcaatcaatcggtcacaatgtctttcccacgaatatccggctccgaatggcccaaatctagccaaaagcaattacatatcataaatacaacaataatagactcatctaattaacgaaatcaacattttaacgaaaattacgaaattaactcaaaaattgcccgtgggacccacgtctcggaatcaggtaaaagtcataaaatatgaaagcccgttcactcatgagtctaaccatatcaaatttactaaaaatccgaccacaaatccccttcaaaactcgaaatctttgttgaagaaattcttccaattttttcccaatttcaaccccaaaaatccgaaattaaagaggaaattaatgatagattagtaggATATAACCATAAAgaagttaagaatcgttacccaatcgatatctctgaaattttttcaaaatctcgtccaaatccgagctccctatctcaagtttTTGGAAAAACGGCAAAACCCCcattttttggaaactttaacagTGCCCAGCGATTCCTTAATCGTtatcgcggaaatagcctcgcgatcgcgaagaacaactttgttGCCCCAGAAATTActccacgcgatcgcgtaaaacaccacgcgaacgcgatgctctggctcccctactcacgcgatcgcgaacatccgcacgcgttcgcgatgagcaaagcgcgtggTCCAGCTTTGGTACActtaaccctacgtgatcgcgaccctgtctctgcgttcgcgaagcaccacctcaCATCACTACGCATTTGCATGCCCatgtccgcgaacgcgaagaacaattccatcctctgcccagctaagcctacgcgatcgcggatcacccaacgcgatcgcgtataaggaaaccagaactcagacactagaaaacttcagcaacctcctaagtccaaaaatcgatccgttgggcgtccaaaactcacccgagg containing:
- the LOC104101719 gene encoding uncharacterized protein isoform X1 — encoded protein: MDLLQSYADDETAESPPQNPNSQTSDQSPSPDSSPIRMLPSKSAAPIVDDTMLALTVAGEATRAQSKPLDPTQHLVGFNPTYEQLWAPIYGPAHPYAKDGLAQGLRNHKLGFVENAAIEPFVFDEQYNTFQKYGYAVDPSENSYIGDLDKLKECDAISVYNIPQHEQKKRKLEKKKEKMEEEGDEGDVDMSEVENPATDTWLMKNRKSPWAGKKEGLQVELTEEQKKYAEEYAKKKGEERGGGEKPEPLLEKSTFHGKEEKDYQGRSWIAPPKDAKAANDHCYIPKRLVHTWSGHTKGVSAIRFFPKHGHLILSAGMDAKVKIWDVYNSGKCMRTYMGHSKAVRDIWFCNDGSKFLTAGYDKYIKYWDTETGQVIQTFTTGKIPYVVRLNPDEDKQNVLLAGMSDKKIVQWDINSGQITQEYDQHLGAVNTITFVDNNRRFVTSSDDKSLRVWEYGIPVVIKYISEPHMHSMPSISPHPNGNWIAAQSLDNQILIYSTRERFQLNKKKRFAGHIVAGYACQVNFSPDGRFVLSGDGEGRCWFWDWKSCKVFRTLKCHEGVCIGAEWHPLEQSKVATCGWDGLIKYWD
- the LOC104101719 gene encoding uncharacterized protein isoform X2 — translated: MDLLQSYADDETAESPPQNPNSQTSDQSPSPDSSPIRMLPSKSAAPIVDDTMLALTVAGEATRAQSKPLDPTQHLVGFNPTYEQLWAPIYGPAHPYAKDGLAQGLRNHKLGFVENAAIEPFVFDEQYNTFQKYGYAVDPSENSYIGDLDKLKECDAISVYNIPQHEQKKRKLEKKKEKMEEEGDEGDVDMSEVENPATDTWLMKNRKSPWAGKKEGLQVELTEEQKKYAEEYAKKKGEERGGGEKPEPLLEKSTFHGKEEKDYQGRSWIAPPKDAKAANDHCYIPKRLVHTWSGHTKGVSAIRFFPKHGHLILSAGMDAKVKIWDVYNSGKCMRTYMGHSKAVRDIWFCNDGSKFLTAGYDKYIKYWDTETGQVIQTFTTGKIPYVVRLNPDEDKQNVLLAGMSDKKIVQWDINSGQITQEYDQHLGAVNTITFVDNNRRFVTSSDDKSLRVWEYGIPVVIKYISEPHMHSMPSISPHPNGNWIAAQSLDNQILIYSTRERFQLNKKKRFAGHIVAGYACQVNFSPDGRFVLSGDGEGRCWFWDWKSCKVFRTLKCHEGVCIGAEWHPLEQSKVATCGWDGLIKYW